A genomic segment from Actinoplanes sichuanensis encodes:
- a CDS encoding phage/plasmid primase, P4 family, translating to MNQQPDTQAAALAWHDAGCAVIPIRADGSKAPLVPWRRYQNERASREEVQAWFAGSPPGMAVLCGAASGNLEMLELEGRAVTEGLARQLVMLVEAAGLSELWQRIAVDGYTERTPSGGVHLLYRVDGGPVGRNLKLTRRAATEGELAVDPADKIKTLAETRGEGGYTIVAPSHGTVHESRRPWVAIGDSAPGRIPTLTTAERDALLAVVRSLDAMPPPAPVPSPRPKPLDASGLAPGDDFESRTDWTAILEPAGWVLVSQLGRTRYWRRPGKAAGISATTGRADDRDRLWVFSSSTVFDVERPITKFRAYAVLHHGGDHSAAARALRAGGFGGARTVELAEPATSKGGAAPNAGTVGRAVQVVAEAVPHVAAWGPTEDGLARALVAHHGHELRYCPQRGMWLRWVGHRWAWDDEEWHRELVRALARELPSVGPWRRFRAQALSAGGVSGVIRLARSDPGITVGIDRLDARPYELNTPGGVVDLRTAALTPSDPALLHTRSTVAAPDFDRRSDAFDRFLEDTFAEDTALAGYVQRLVGVSAIGVVLEQLLPFAVGPGANGKSTLLEAGMHALGRGEGGYASAASAEMLMVRKHAEHPAELAQLAGTRLVVCTELDEGQRFAEARVKQLTGRDSINARFMRRDFFTFLPSHTLWLLANHLPAARAGGPAFWRRIRVLPFVNIVPPERQIKKLGEILAQDAPAVLAWIVAGAAAYHSDGLQEPASVSAATAAYARDQDTVGRFVEEMCRHGEAAETLRVPTTVLRDAYEQWCEQAGERAVSAKRLTQELRRFGVVDARGGKGRRFYEGIALLDFEDGQQALLGRAS from the coding sequence GTGAATCAACAACCAGATACACAAGCCGCTGCGCTTGCCTGGCACGATGCCGGCTGCGCAGTCATCCCGATCAGAGCCGACGGCAGCAAGGCACCCCTCGTGCCCTGGCGCCGCTACCAGAACGAACGCGCGAGCCGCGAGGAGGTCCAAGCCTGGTTCGCCGGCAGTCCGCCGGGCATGGCCGTGCTGTGCGGTGCCGCCTCCGGCAACCTGGAGATGCTGGAACTAGAAGGCCGGGCTGTCACCGAAGGATTGGCACGCCAGCTTGTCATGCTGGTGGAAGCAGCCGGGCTCAGCGAGCTCTGGCAGCGGATCGCCGTCGACGGCTACACGGAACGAACGCCATCAGGCGGAGTGCATCTGCTCTACCGCGTCGACGGTGGACCGGTCGGTCGGAACCTCAAGCTGACCCGCCGAGCCGCCACCGAGGGAGAACTCGCAGTCGATCCGGCCGACAAGATCAAAACCTTGGCCGAGACCCGCGGCGAGGGTGGCTACACGATCGTTGCACCATCGCACGGGACGGTCCATGAGAGCCGGCGGCCATGGGTCGCCATCGGTGACTCGGCGCCTGGCCGTATTCCTACTTTGACGACGGCCGAGCGTGATGCGCTACTGGCGGTGGTGCGGTCGCTGGATGCGATGCCGCCTCCCGCGCCGGTCCCGTCGCCCAGGCCGAAACCGTTGGACGCTTCCGGGTTGGCGCCGGGTGATGACTTCGAGAGCCGTACTGACTGGACAGCCATCTTGGAGCCGGCGGGGTGGGTGTTGGTATCGCAGCTCGGTCGTACGCGGTACTGGCGGCGTCCGGGAAAGGCCGCCGGGATCTCGGCGACGACCGGGCGCGCGGATGATCGCGACAGATTGTGGGTCTTCTCCAGCAGTACGGTCTTCGACGTTGAGCGTCCGATTACCAAGTTCCGGGCCTACGCGGTGCTGCACCACGGCGGTGACCACAGCGCTGCGGCGCGAGCGCTGCGGGCGGGCGGCTTCGGTGGCGCCCGAACAGTGGAACTAGCAGAGCCCGCGACGAGCAAAGGCGGTGCGGCCCCGAACGCTGGCACTGTTGGACGGGCCGTGCAGGTTGTTGCGGAGGCGGTACCGCATGTGGCGGCCTGGGGGCCGACAGAGGATGGCCTTGCCCGGGCTCTGGTGGCTCATCATGGGCACGAGTTGCGGTATTGCCCGCAGCGCGGGATGTGGCTGCGCTGGGTAGGGCATCGCTGGGCGTGGGATGACGAGGAGTGGCATCGGGAGCTGGTGCGAGCGCTGGCCCGAGAGCTGCCGTCAGTAGGGCCGTGGCGCCGGTTCCGGGCACAGGCGCTGTCGGCGGGCGGGGTGTCGGGTGTGATCCGGCTGGCACGGTCGGACCCGGGGATCACCGTCGGGATCGATCGGCTGGACGCGCGCCCGTACGAATTGAACACGCCAGGCGGGGTGGTGGATCTGCGCACCGCTGCGCTCACCCCCTCTGATCCGGCGCTGCTGCACACCAGGAGCACGGTCGCAGCCCCGGACTTTGATCGGCGTTCGGACGCGTTCGATCGGTTCCTCGAGGACACCTTCGCCGAGGACACGGCGTTGGCCGGCTATGTGCAGCGGCTGGTGGGTGTCTCCGCGATCGGTGTGGTGCTGGAGCAGTTGCTGCCGTTCGCGGTGGGCCCGGGAGCGAATGGCAAGAGCACCCTGCTGGAGGCGGGAATGCACGCGCTGGGCCGGGGCGAAGGCGGGTATGCGTCTGCCGCTTCGGCGGAGATGCTGATGGTGCGCAAGCACGCTGAGCATCCGGCGGAGTTGGCGCAGCTCGCGGGTACCCGGCTGGTGGTGTGTACGGAGCTTGATGAAGGTCAGCGGTTCGCGGAGGCTCGTGTCAAGCAGTTGACCGGCCGGGACTCGATCAACGCGCGGTTCATGCGCCGGGACTTTTTCACGTTCTTGCCGAGCCACACGCTGTGGTTGCTGGCTAACCATCTGCCTGCGGCGCGGGCTGGTGGGCCGGCGTTCTGGCGGCGGATCCGGGTACTTCCGTTCGTCAATATTGTGCCGCCTGAGCGACAGATCAAGAAGTTGGGCGAAATCCTGGCGCAGGACGCACCGGCGGTGCTGGCTTGGATCGTGGCGGGAGCGGCTGCCTATCACTCGGATGGGTTGCAGGAACCGGCGTCGGTATCCGCGGCAACCGCAGCCTACGCGCGTGACCAGGACACGGTCGGGCGTTTCGTGGAGGAGATGTGCCGCCACGGGGAGGCCGCAGAGACGCTGCGGGTGCCAACGACAGTGCTGCGTGACGCCTACGAGCAGTGGTGTGAGCAGGCCGGTGAGCGAGCGGTCTCGGCGAAACGGCTGACGCAGGAGCTGCGCCGATTCGGGGTGGTGGATGCGCGGGGTGGCAAGGGGCGCCGCTTCTACGAGGGGATCGCGCTGCTGGATTTCGAGGACGGGCAGCAGGCTCTGCTGGGGCGTGCGTCGTGA
- a CDS encoding helix-turn-helix domain-containing protein: MLMADSAESAHPERYTESADDSTRVTPAGGDESAMQASGSEENNALSGLSFGRRLRRLRMRQGWTQLVLAQRMRDIAVDHGGTAELISLKAMISKWENGHKEPDEFNRRLLAAALGTTVADLGLTEDPDFLW; this comes from the coding sequence ATGCTCATGGCCGATTCTGCCGAATCGGCCCATCCGGAAAGGTACACAGAGTCTGCCGACGACTCGACACGGGTCACGCCAGCGGGGGGAGACGAATCAGCGATGCAGGCGTCCGGAAGCGAGGAGAACAACGCGCTCTCCGGGCTCAGCTTCGGACGCCGCCTGCGGCGGCTGCGCATGCGGCAGGGCTGGACGCAGTTGGTTCTCGCGCAACGGATGCGAGACATCGCCGTGGATCACGGAGGTACAGCCGAGCTGATCTCCCTCAAGGCGATGATCAGCAAGTGGGAGAACGGGCACAAAGAGCCTGACGAGTTCAACAGGCGGCTGCTCGCCGCAGCACTCGGTACCACTGTGGCTGATCTTGGCCTGACAGAGGACCCCGACTTCCTCTGGTGA
- a CDS encoding MerR family transcriptional regulator: MAKRKWTVAEVRTLGTVTDVETAASVLGIGRTTAYRLARSASFPVPVLRVGHRYVVAVENLLKAIGADSGADPAV, encoded by the coding sequence ATGGCGAAACGAAAATGGACGGTGGCGGAGGTCCGCACGCTCGGCACCGTGACCGATGTCGAGACGGCTGCGTCGGTGCTGGGCATCGGACGTACGACGGCCTATCGGCTGGCGAGGTCGGCGTCTTTTCCCGTGCCTGTGCTGAGGGTCGGCCATCGCTACGTGGTCGCAGTGGAGAACCTTCTCAAAGCCATCGGTGCTGATAGCGGGGCTGATCCGGCTGTGTGA
- a CDS encoding helix-turn-helix domain-containing protein encodes MTEKGQAKPAANPTAADDEQWEYTVTEVAQRLRVSKRWLLEQCRTGRVEHVHMARKRKFTRAQVDKLLSKHTVIPAEQKARDKSVNRIAARVQRDRGRPR; translated from the coding sequence GTGACGGAGAAGGGGCAGGCAAAGCCGGCAGCGAACCCGACTGCCGCAGACGACGAGCAATGGGAGTACACGGTCACGGAAGTGGCCCAGCGGCTCCGGGTCTCGAAGCGATGGCTGCTGGAGCAGTGCCGGACCGGCCGCGTCGAGCACGTGCACATGGCACGCAAGCGCAAGTTCACACGCGCCCAGGTCGACAAACTCCTGAGCAAGCACACGGTGATTCCTGCCGAGCAGAAGGCACGCGACAAGTCCGTCAATCGCATCGCGGCCAGGGTCCAGAGGGATCGCGGCCGACCGCGGTGA
- a CDS encoding helix-turn-helix transcriptional regulator encodes MYREVKMTPGPRGTGGPTPSANEELAALVRSCRLRLNIDDIPGLSAHSARRPRRRTVSQELVATLVGYSTAWYSSLERGEPKNYSGDFLDRVAYTLRMTPDERRLLFWFSTGHEPTSPRLPSAVSSTPTFKHVLAAQPWPAYITDPAWDVIAYNDIARQWFPWVDGHETNVMRWVFTYPEARTQLHQWRTDWAPKMLGQMRAARARFPDNKRLEQVLTEILDTNHEARKIWDQPLTYLHPDGDQRCLYLPHHRKVTRVDIVGLEPMRAPGTRFMLLIPADDHPT; translated from the coding sequence ATGTACCGCGAGGTCAAGATGACACCAGGTCCACGGGGGACCGGCGGGCCCACTCCCAGCGCGAACGAGGAACTGGCTGCGCTGGTTCGCTCCTGCCGGCTACGACTCAACATCGACGACATCCCAGGCCTCAGCGCCCACTCAGCTCGCCGGCCACGGCGCCGGACCGTAAGCCAAGAACTCGTCGCCACCCTGGTCGGCTACAGCACCGCCTGGTACAGCAGCCTGGAACGCGGCGAACCGAAGAACTACTCCGGCGACTTCCTGGACCGCGTCGCCTACACCTTGCGGATGACACCCGACGAACGGCGACTGCTGTTCTGGTTCTCCACCGGCCACGAACCCACCTCGCCCCGGCTGCCCTCCGCCGTCAGCTCCACCCCCACGTTCAAGCACGTCCTCGCGGCTCAACCCTGGCCCGCCTACATCACCGATCCAGCGTGGGATGTCATCGCCTACAACGACATCGCTCGTCAGTGGTTCCCCTGGGTCGACGGCCATGAGACCAACGTGATGCGGTGGGTTTTCACCTATCCAGAAGCCCGCACCCAGCTGCACCAGTGGCGAACGGATTGGGCACCGAAAATGCTCGGCCAAATGCGCGCTGCCCGCGCCCGTTTCCCGGACAACAAACGACTCGAACAAGTCCTCACTGAAATCCTCGACACCAATCACGAAGCACGAAAAATCTGGGATCAGCCGCTGACATACCTCCATCCTGACGGCGACCAGCGCTGCCTCTATCTGCCGCACCATCGCAAGGTGACCCGGGTCGACATCGTCGGGCTCGAACCGATGCGCGCCCCCGGCACCCGCTTTATGCTGCTCATCCCCGCCGACGACCACCCCACCTAA